A window from Chitinophaga filiformis encodes these proteins:
- a CDS encoding TonB-dependent receptor gives MKERPLPMRFSGLFRSLFLPLFVCMVLLNMLDLKAQSAFAAEANHAAYGQGQQVRDTESPLENRISLQVNNELLGQVLEKIEKQTPYVFVYSNDEIKAAQKISLSVKDKKLGEVLDMVLSPLDIKFEMISNKIILRQAAATTMQQAEITINGRIVDNKGEGIPNVNIRLQGSSVGTTSNDQGFFTLKIPAGQANGTLVCSSVGYIPSEVGISGRTNITVMLTADSKDLGEVVVTAYGSQKKTQVTAAINTISTKDIESRPVANMFQALQGTAPNLILQQNNAEPGAQMTLNIRGVGSLTGNAPLIIIDGVQAGRDGLQNLNPYDVESISVLKDAASSAIYGSQAANGVIYITTKRGKKDEKPSVTYNGMYGWQTPTTLPRNVEAWEYMTLKNEALVNSGKTPQFSPDNINYWHKRGSEPAYLKEMLRDYTPMQNHSISMTGGGKSSSYLVSLGYVNQGNMLQNSYVTEDFYYKRYNARANLAVDVSKYVKVNVNLAYTKGIKRRQQADIGILIRDAIRTPRIYPVLDSLGNFVVPSLNSNNVLAQLKYQGFNKEEKDNLLGGLDVTITPVKHFKLNFNASGTYSITNQTDRQNKYSYASYYTTANPPLYNRMYEYEFKDLASNVYATAEYENTFGKHYVKAQVGGRSDAINEEYGLKATRYGTTNLDNDWSIGGGYIPKPDGTFDYANIGTYNDFVNPNLYALNSLFGRVNYAYNDKYLAEFTWRYDGSSKLAPGHRWQFFPAFSLGWRITDEAFFEDFKEKYGNVKFRYSWGQVGNSNIGGFNYLARVTLNTGKYPFNNTPNTGADFSAYNETLQWEISTMSNYGVDVDLFNNKISASFDYFNKNTDGIYLFQVVPGTAGIGASLQNVGKVQNKGWELTVSYHAKTGNVNHTISGNLSDNLNKVVKYGEQSIQGSDFTFIIKEGFPIASYYGYKSNGLYQNLDDIKSAPKVPFAYNQQVMPGDIRYIDRNGDGTIDADDRYVFGNPFPRYTFGFTYAANWKNWDFSMFWQGVGKRSQFLRGDIVEAFHNNEDHAFEQHLDRWTPTNPNASYPRLTIGTADANNFAYSDYWLFDTKYLRLKNLQFGYTLPRSVSQTLHIQSARVYFTSQNLLTFTPRRFRDLGVDPEFTQFDDKLSFTNYNAIAGRSYPNAATFSFGLDLKF, from the coding sequence ATGAAAGAAAGACCGCTACCCATGCGTTTTTCGGGACTTTTCCGCTCGTTGTTCCTGCCGCTTTTTGTCTGCATGGTACTGTTAAACATGCTGGACCTGAAAGCGCAGAGTGCATTTGCCGCTGAAGCAAATCATGCTGCATATGGCCAGGGCCAACAGGTAAGGGATACAGAAAGCCCACTTGAAAACCGTATTAGTCTCCAGGTAAACAATGAACTGCTCGGGCAGGTGCTGGAGAAAATAGAAAAGCAGACACCTTACGTGTTTGTTTATTCAAATGATGAAATAAAAGCAGCACAGAAGATCTCCCTGTCCGTCAAAGACAAAAAACTGGGAGAAGTACTGGACATGGTGCTGTCTCCACTGGACATTAAGTTCGAAATGATCAGTAACAAGATCATTCTGCGCCAGGCGGCAGCTACTACTATGCAGCAGGCTGAAATTACGATCAATGGCCGGATCGTTGACAATAAGGGAGAAGGTATCCCGAATGTGAATATTCGTTTGCAGGGTTCCAGCGTCGGCACCACTTCAAATGATCAGGGTTTTTTTACGCTAAAGATCCCAGCTGGGCAAGCCAATGGTACCTTGGTTTGCTCTTCCGTTGGTTACATCCCATCGGAAGTAGGGATCAGCGGAAGAACTAATATTACCGTAATGCTCACTGCCGACTCTAAGGACCTGGGAGAGGTAGTGGTCACCGCTTATGGTTCACAAAAGAAGACGCAGGTAACGGCGGCAATCAATACGATCTCCACTAAAGATATTGAGAGCCGGCCCGTTGCCAATATGTTCCAGGCTTTGCAGGGTACAGCGCCTAACCTGATACTCCAGCAGAATAATGCAGAGCCGGGCGCACAAATGACCCTCAATATACGCGGCGTTGGCAGTCTGACAGGTAATGCTCCGCTCATCATCATCGATGGTGTGCAGGCTGGCCGCGATGGTTTGCAGAACCTGAACCCCTACGATGTAGAAAGCATCTCCGTACTGAAAGATGCTGCTTCTTCCGCCATATATGGTTCACAGGCTGCCAACGGCGTTATCTACATTACTACCAAGAGAGGGAAAAAAGACGAGAAGCCAAGTGTTACCTACAACGGTATGTATGGCTGGCAAACGCCTACCACATTGCCTCGTAACGTGGAGGCCTGGGAATACATGACACTGAAAAATGAAGCGCTGGTAAACTCCGGTAAAACGCCACAGTTCTCTCCGGACAATATTAACTACTGGCATAAACGCGGCTCTGAGCCCGCATACCTGAAGGAAATGCTGCGCGACTATACACCTATGCAGAACCACAGCATCAGCATGACCGGTGGCGGTAAATCCAGCAGCTACCTCGTTTCACTGGGATATGTGAATCAGGGCAATATGTTGCAGAACTCTTATGTAACGGAAGACTTTTACTACAAACGTTACAATGCCAGGGCTAACCTCGCGGTAGACGTAAGCAAGTATGTGAAAGTAAATGTGAATCTCGCCTATACTAAAGGCATCAAACGCCGGCAGCAGGCAGATATCGGTATCCTGATCAGGGATGCTATCCGTACGCCGCGCATCTACCCCGTACTCGATTCACTGGGCAATTTCGTAGTGCCGTCATTGAATAGCAACAACGTGCTCGCACAACTGAAATACCAGGGTTTCAACAAGGAAGAGAAAGACAACCTGCTGGGCGGCCTGGATGTTACCATCACACCGGTAAAACATTTCAAGCTTAATTTCAATGCTTCCGGTACCTACTCCATCACCAACCAGACCGATCGTCAGAACAAATATAGCTACGCATCTTACTATACCACGGCCAATCCGCCACTGTATAACAGGATGTATGAGTATGAGTTCAAAGATCTTGCCTCCAACGTATACGCTACCGCAGAGTATGAAAATACTTTCGGTAAACATTATGTAAAGGCGCAGGTAGGTGGCCGTAGTGATGCTATCAACGAAGAGTACGGACTGAAAGCTACCCGTTATGGCACTACCAACCTGGACAATGACTGGTCCATCGGCGGCGGCTATATTCCCAAGCCGGACGGTACTTTCGATTATGCCAACATCGGTACTTACAATGACTTCGTTAATCCGAACCTGTATGCATTAAACTCTCTTTTCGGAAGAGTGAACTATGCATACAACGACAAATACCTGGCGGAATTTACCTGGCGTTATGATGGTTCTTCCAAACTGGCTCCCGGTCACCGCTGGCAGTTCTTTCCCGCTTTCTCACTGGGCTGGAGGATCACTGATGAAGCATTCTTCGAAGATTTCAAGGAAAAATACGGTAACGTAAAGTTCCGTTACTCCTGGGGACAGGTGGGTAACTCCAACATCGGAGGTTTCAACTACCTGGCCAGGGTAACCCTGAACACCGGAAAATATCCGTTCAACAATACGCCTAACACCGGCGCCGATTTCTCCGCTTACAATGAAACATTGCAATGGGAAATCTCTACTATGAGCAACTATGGTGTGGATGTAGATCTCTTCAACAACAAGATCTCCGCATCTTTCGACTACTTCAATAAGAACACAGATGGTATCTACCTGTTCCAGGTAGTGCCTGGTACCGCCGGTATCGGCGCTTCCCTGCAGAACGTTGGTAAGGTACAGAACAAAGGCTGGGAGCTTACAGTGTCCTATCATGCAAAAACAGGAAACGTTAATCACACCATTTCCGGCAACCTGTCTGACAACCTGAATAAAGTGGTGAAATACGGTGAGCAGTCCATTCAGGGCTCAGACTTCACCTTCATCATCAAAGAAGGTTTCCCGATCGCTTCTTACTACGGTTATAAGTCAAACGGTCTGTACCAGAACCTGGACGACATCAAGAGTGCGCCCAAAGTACCATTTGCCTACAATCAACAGGTAATGCCGGGCGATATCCGTTACATTGACCGTAATGGAGATGGTACTATTGACGCGGACGACCGCTACGTATTTGGTAATCCATTCCCACGCTACACCTTCGGATTTACCTATGCGGCTAACTGGAAGAACTGGGATTTCTCCATGTTCTGGCAGGGCGTAGGTAAAAGAAGCCAATTCCTCCGTGGCGATATCGTAGAGGCATTCCACAACAATGAGGACCATGCTTTCGAACAACACCTGGACCGCTGGACGCCTACCAATCCCAATGCCAGCTATCCAAGGCTGACTATCGGTACTGCTGATGCCAACAACTTTGCGTATTCCGACTACTGGTTGTTTGACACCAAATACCTGCGCTTAAAGAATCTGCAATTCGGTTATACACTGCCTCGCAGCGTAAGCCAGACACTGCACATCCAGAGCGCGCGGGTGTATTTCACCAGCCAGAACCTGCTGACCTTCACTCCACGCCGCTTCCGCGACCTGGGTGTAGATCCGGAATTCACACAGTTTGATGATAAACTGTCCTTTACCAACTATAACGCTATCGCAGGACGTAGTTATCCAAATGCAGCCACCTTCTCATTTGGTCTGGATCTGAAATTCTGA